From a region of the Rhodococcus sp. 4CII genome:
- the tal gene encoding transaldolase, which produces MTQNPNLQKLSEAGVSVWLDDLSRDRIESGNLAELVATKSVVGVTTNPSIFQAALSKGHVYDAQVRELAERGADVEATIRTVTTDDVRAACDVLAPQFEASHGVDGRVSIEVDPRLAHDTDKTVAQAVELWKIVDRPNLFIKIPATEAGIPAIAKVLGEGISVNVTLIFSVERYELVMGAYLDGLEAAKSAGHDLSRIHSVASFFVSRVDTEIDKRLDRIGTPDALALRGKAGLANARLAYAAYQQIFEVQPRFQGLLQDGARPQRALWASTGVKNPDYPDTLYVTELVAPNTVNTMPEKTLDAVADHGDIHGDTVSGTAVASQEVFDQLTTVGIDLPDVFVVLEEEGVDKFEVSWNELLEATAEQLRAAGQKS; this is translated from the coding sequence ATGACTCAGAACCCCAACCTGCAGAAGCTCTCCGAGGCCGGCGTCTCGGTGTGGCTCGACGACCTTTCCCGGGACCGCATCGAGTCCGGCAACCTCGCCGAGCTGGTGGCCACCAAGTCCGTCGTCGGTGTCACCACCAACCCGTCGATCTTCCAGGCGGCGCTCAGCAAGGGCCACGTCTACGACGCGCAGGTCCGTGAGCTCGCCGAGCGCGGCGCCGACGTCGAGGCCACCATCCGCACCGTGACCACCGACGACGTGCGCGCCGCCTGCGACGTGCTGGCACCGCAGTTCGAGGCGAGCCACGGCGTCGACGGCCGGGTGTCCATCGAGGTCGATCCGCGCCTCGCGCACGACACCGACAAGACCGTCGCGCAGGCCGTCGAGCTGTGGAAGATCGTCGACCGCCCCAACCTGTTCATCAAGATCCCGGCCACCGAGGCCGGCATCCCGGCCATCGCCAAGGTGCTCGGCGAGGGCATCAGCGTCAACGTCACGCTGATCTTCTCCGTCGAGCGCTACGAACTGGTCATGGGGGCGTACCTGGACGGCCTCGAGGCCGCCAAGTCCGCCGGTCACGACCTGTCCCGCATTCACTCGGTGGCGTCGTTCTTCGTCTCCCGCGTCGACACCGAGATCGACAAGCGACTCGACAGGATCGGCACCCCGGACGCTCTCGCGCTGCGCGGCAAGGCGGGCCTCGCCAACGCCCGCCTCGCGTACGCCGCCTACCAGCAGATCTTCGAGGTACAGCCGCGGTTCCAGGGTCTGCTGCAGGACGGTGCGCGCCCGCAGCGCGCACTGTGGGCGTCGACGGGAGTCAAGAACCCCGACTACCCCGACACCCTGTACGTCACCGAACTGGTCGCACCCAACACGGTGAACACGATGCCGGAGAAGACCCTCGACGCCGTCGCTGATCACGGCGACATCCACGGCGACACGGTGTCCGGCACCGCGGTTGCGTCGCAGGAGGTGTTCGACCAGCTCACCACCGTCGGCATCGACCTGCCCGACGTGTTCGTGGTCCTCGAGGAGGAGGGCGTCGACAAGTTCGAGGTGTCCTGGAACGAGCTCCTGGAGGCCACCGCGGAGCAGCTCCGCGCAGCAGGTCAGAAGAGCTGA
- the opcA gene encoding glucose-6-phosphate dehydrogenase assembly protein OpcA: MIIDIPSTTTGQVNKKLVELRKTGGAVTLGRVLTLVVCTRDSENSEDIIDAANEASREHPCRVIVVARGSRDAEPRLDAQIRVGGDAGASEVVVLRLFGELADHESSVVVPFLLPDTPVVVWWPETAPAVPAKDPVGKLAIRRITDATDREDPAAEIKSRLASYTSGDTDLAWSRITYWRGLITSAVDQPPHSRIESAVVSGLVDEPAVDMIAGWLAGRLDAPVTRRAGKLFVTLNFADGGSLTISRPQTGTTATLSRTGKPEALVALGRRETRDCLAEELRRLDPDEAYEAALAGLTKVTYE, encoded by the coding sequence ATGATCATCGACATCCCCTCGACCACCACCGGCCAGGTCAACAAGAAGCTGGTCGAACTCCGGAAGACCGGCGGGGCGGTGACGCTCGGACGAGTACTCACCCTCGTGGTGTGCACTCGGGACAGTGAGAATTCCGAGGACATCATCGATGCCGCCAACGAAGCGAGCCGGGAGCATCCCTGCCGGGTCATCGTCGTCGCCCGCGGTTCCCGCGATGCGGAACCCCGGCTGGACGCCCAGATCAGGGTCGGCGGTGACGCCGGTGCGTCGGAGGTCGTGGTGCTCCGGCTCTTCGGCGAACTCGCCGACCACGAGAGCAGCGTGGTGGTGCCGTTCCTCCTCCCCGACACTCCCGTCGTCGTGTGGTGGCCGGAGACCGCGCCCGCCGTCCCCGCGAAGGACCCCGTCGGCAAGCTCGCGATCCGGCGCATCACCGACGCCACGGACCGCGAGGATCCCGCCGCCGAGATCAAGAGCCGCCTCGCGTCCTACACGTCCGGTGACACGGATCTGGCGTGGAGCCGCATCACCTACTGGCGGGGGCTCATTACGTCGGCGGTCGATCAGCCGCCGCACTCGCGCATCGAATCGGCGGTCGTGTCCGGGCTCGTGGACGAACCCGCCGTCGACATGATCGCCGGGTGGCTCGCCGGGCGCCTCGATGCGCCCGTCACCCGGCGGGCCGGGAAGTTGTTCGTGACACTGAACTTCGCCGACGGAGGCTCCCTGACCATCAGCCGTCCGCAGACCGGCACGACCGCGACACTGTCCCGGACCGGTAAACCCGAGGCGCTGGTGGCCCTGGGCAGGCGGGAGACCCGGGACTGCCTGGCCGAAGAACTACGCAGACTCGACCCCGACGAGGCCTACGAGGCCGCGCTCGCCGGGCTGACGAAGGTGACGTATGAGTGA
- the pgl gene encoding 6-phosphogluconolactonase has product MSDIYVEVHPDTETLVTKAAERFVHTVVAAQKERGSASVVLTGGGTGIGLLEKVRENPGAIDWRAIDIFWGDERFLPAGDPERNDVQARAALLDHVDVDPARVHTMPVADGIYENDPEAAAVAYAQVLGAHADGKQVPVFDVHLLGMGGEGHVNSLFPDTDAVREEHRFVVAVTDSPKPPPVRITLTLPAVRHADEVWLVVSGEAKAEAVAAAVAGAPPVEIPASGARGLSTTRWLLDTSAASRLPNSN; this is encoded by the coding sequence ATGAGTGACATCTACGTAGAAGTCCACCCCGACACCGAGACGCTGGTGACGAAGGCCGCGGAGCGGTTCGTCCACACCGTGGTCGCCGCTCAGAAGGAACGCGGTTCGGCGTCGGTGGTCCTCACCGGTGGCGGAACCGGCATCGGGCTGCTCGAAAAGGTCCGGGAGAATCCGGGTGCCATCGACTGGCGCGCGATCGACATCTTCTGGGGGGACGAACGCTTCCTCCCGGCCGGCGATCCGGAACGCAACGACGTGCAGGCGCGGGCCGCGCTGCTCGACCACGTGGACGTCGACCCCGCGCGGGTGCACACCATGCCGGTCGCGGACGGGATCTACGAGAACGATCCGGAGGCGGCTGCCGTCGCGTATGCGCAGGTGCTCGGGGCGCACGCCGACGGGAAGCAGGTTCCGGTGTTCGACGTCCACCTGCTCGGCATGGGCGGCGAGGGACACGTCAACTCGCTGTTCCCCGACACCGACGCGGTCCGCGAGGAGCACCGGTTCGTCGTCGCGGTGACGGACTCCCCGAAGCCGCCGCCGGTACGCATCACGCTGACCCTGCCCGCGGTCCGGCACGCCGACGAGGTGTGGCTCGTGGTGTCCGGCGAGGCGAAGGCCGAGGCCGTGGCCGCCGCGGTCGCGGGCGCTCCCCCGGTCGAGATCCCGGCATCCGGGGCCCGCGGCCTCTCGACCACCCGGTGGCTGCTGGACACCTCGGCGGCGTCCCGCCTGCCGAACTCGAACTGA
- the zwf gene encoding glucose-6-phosphate dehydrogenase has translation MSEPAASDDWVNPLRDSRDKRLPRIAGPCALVIFGVTGDLARRKLMPAIYDLANRGLLPPGFALVGFARRDWSDEDFGKIVHDAVRDHSRTPFREDVWERLSEGLRFVQGSFDDPAAFQQLASTLETLERERGTGGNHGFYLAIPPDAFPVVLKQLSEAGLAQSNDHQWRRVVIEKPFGHDLASARELNAVVNEVFPEDTVFRIDHYLGKETVQNILALRFANQLFDPIWNAHYVDHVQITMAEDIGLGGRAGYYDGIGAARDVIQNHLLQLLAFTAMEEPISFEPSELQAEKIKVLSATKLAQPLDETTARGQYAGGWQGGTRVVGLLEEEGFSKDSTTETFAAITLEVDTRRWAGVPFYLRTGKRLGRRVTEIAVIFKRAPHLPFDQTMTEELGQNALVIRVQPDEGVTMRFGSKVPGSSMEVRDVNMDFSYGQAFTESSPEAYERLILDMLLGEPSLFPVNAEVELSWEILDPVLDAWAADGKPEPYEAGTWGPPSADEMMQRTGREWRRP, from the coding sequence GTGAGCGAGCCCGCAGCGTCGGACGATTGGGTCAATCCACTCCGCGACAGTAGGGACAAGCGCCTGCCGCGCATCGCCGGGCCGTGTGCCCTGGTGATCTTCGGTGTCACCGGCGATCTGGCCCGGCGCAAGTTGATGCCCGCCATCTACGATCTCGCCAATCGTGGTCTTCTGCCGCCCGGGTTCGCTCTCGTCGGGTTCGCGCGCAGGGACTGGTCCGACGAGGACTTCGGCAAGATCGTCCACGATGCGGTGCGCGACCACTCCCGGACGCCGTTCCGGGAGGACGTCTGGGAACGTCTGTCGGAGGGACTGCGTTTCGTCCAGGGCAGCTTCGACGATCCCGCGGCCTTCCAGCAACTCGCCTCGACGCTCGAGACGCTCGAACGCGAACGCGGGACCGGCGGCAATCACGGGTTCTACCTCGCGATTCCGCCGGACGCGTTCCCGGTGGTCCTGAAGCAGCTGTCCGAGGCGGGCCTCGCGCAGTCGAACGATCACCAGTGGCGCCGGGTGGTCATCGAGAAGCCCTTCGGCCACGACCTCGCGAGCGCACGTGAGCTCAACGCGGTCGTGAACGAGGTCTTTCCCGAGGACACTGTCTTCCGGATCGACCACTACCTCGGCAAGGAAACGGTCCAGAACATCCTGGCGTTGCGCTTCGCCAACCAGCTGTTCGACCCGATCTGGAACGCCCACTACGTGGATCACGTCCAGATCACCATGGCCGAGGACATCGGTCTCGGTGGTCGGGCCGGCTACTACGACGGCATCGGTGCGGCGCGCGACGTCATCCAGAACCATCTGCTGCAACTCCTCGCATTCACCGCGATGGAGGAGCCGATCAGCTTCGAACCGTCCGAATTGCAGGCGGAGAAGATCAAGGTGCTCTCCGCCACCAAGCTCGCGCAGCCGCTCGACGAGACCACCGCGCGCGGACAGTACGCGGGCGGCTGGCAGGGCGGGACCCGCGTGGTCGGCCTGCTGGAGGAGGAGGGCTTCTCGAAGGACTCCACCACGGAGACCTTCGCGGCCATCACCCTCGAGGTCGATACCCGCCGCTGGGCGGGTGTGCCGTTCTACCTCCGCACCGGGAAGCGACTCGGCCGTCGGGTCACCGAGATCGCCGTGATCTTCAAGCGCGCACCGCACCTGCCGTTCGATCAGACGATGACCGAGGAATTGGGCCAGAACGCCCTCGTCATCCGGGTACAGCCGGACGAGGGTGTGACCATGCGATTCGGGTCCAAGGTCCCGGGATCGAGCATGGAAGTCCGCGATGTCAACATGGACTTCAGCTACGGTCAGGCGTTCACGGAGTCGTCCCCCGAGGCGTACGAACGTCTCATCCTCGACATGCTTCTGGGTGAGCCCTCCCTGTTTCCCGTCAACGCCGAGGTCGAATTGTCGTGGGAGATCCTCGATCCGGTGCTCGACGCCTGGGCAGCGGACGGCAAGCCGGAACCGTACGAGGCCGGCACGTGGGGTCCGCCGTCCGCGGACGAAATGATGCAGCGCACCGGTCGCGAATGGAGAAGGCCGTAG